The Camarhynchus parvulus chromosome 22, STF_HiC, whole genome shotgun sequence genome includes the window ACCGGCGGCTCTCCCCGCCCCGGGGGCCCGGCCGGGCGCGGATTGGTGCGCGGCGCCGGCCCCCTCGAGAGCGCGGCCGCCATCGGGGCTATTTGACGTGTCGGTGGGGCCGGGGAAGGGCTTCGTCtcgccggggccgccgccgccgccgctccgccgcccgcccggcccggcccggccccgcggagcCCGGGCACCCCCCTTTCCCCCGCCCCAAATGAGCGGCGCTCCCGGCGGGCCCCGGCCGAGGACCCCGCCGAGCCGcggagccgcggccgccccgtcgccccggccgccccccgccgACCCGCTGCGCCAGGCCAGCCGGCTGCCCATCCGCGTCCTGAAGATGCTCAGCGCCCACGGCGGCCACCTCCTGCACCCCGAGTACCTCCAGCCGCTCTCCTCCACGCCCGTCAGCCCCATCGAGGTCAGTGCCCGCCGCCCCCGACCGCGCCTCGCGCCCCCGGAGCCGCGCTCCCGGTCCCCCCGGCCGGGCTCTTCCCAGCCCGGTTCTCCCAGCCGGGCTCTTCCCGGTGCTCCCGGCATTCCCGGCCGCCGCTCCCGGTTCTCCCGACCGGCTGCTTCTCAGCCCGGCGCTCCCGGCTTTTCCCGGCCGCTGCTCCCGGTTCTCCCAGCCGCGCTCTTCCCGGCGCTCCCGGCTTTTCCCGGCCGCCGCTCCCGGTTCTCCCGGTCGGGCGCTTCCCAGCCGGGCTCTTCCCGGTTCTCCCGGCTTTCCCGGccgggctctgccctgcccggctccccccACCCCGTTCTTTccctcccccgccgccgccgcagccccgctccccccccaccccacccgGTCCCTCTTCTCCCCGTCCCCCCCGCCCCATCCCCGCGCCCTGGCTCGgtgccgggcccggccccgggctCTCGGCGGTGGGGGGAGGCCGGTGCGGGGGCGCCGTCGGGGTCCCCCCTGACCGGCTCCGCTCCGCCCGCAGCTGGACGCCAAGAAGAGCCCGCTGGCGCTGCTGGCCCAGACCTGCTCGCAGATCGGGAAGCCCGACCCGCCGCCCTCCTCCAAGCTGAACGCCGTGgcggccgccgcgcccgccgccgaCAAGGAGCcctcggcccggcccgccgcGCTGAAGCCGCCGGGCAGCGGGGACGCGCCCGCCGAGGACAAGTCGAGCTTCAAGCCCTACTCGAAGGGCGGCGGGGAGCCCCGCAAGGAGGGCGGCGCGGACAAGGCCGGCTTTCGGGTGCCCAGCGCAGCGTGCCCGCCGTTCCCCCCGCACGCCGCCGCCTCCTCGCCCGGCGGCTCCCGCGGGGCTTCACCGCAGCACCCCGAGCCCAAGGGCGCCGAGGAGAAGAAGGAGCCCGAAGGCGGCAAGCCCAGCCCCGAGGGGACGGGCGGGGCGCTGGGGCGCGGGGTGGTGGAGGCCGGGGCGCACGGCGAGCCCCCCTCGGGCCGCAAGTCGGAGCCCcccgcgctgccgcccgccGGCCATGTGGCCCCCGTGTCGCCCTACAAGCCGGGCCACTCCGTGTTCCCCCTGCCGCCCTCCAGCATCGGCTACCACGGCTCCATCGTCGGCGCCTACGCCGGCTACCCGTCCCAGTTCGTGCCCGGGCTGGACCCCACCAAGCCGGGGCTGGTGGGCAGCCAGCTGCCGGGGGCGCTGGGGCTGCCGGGCAAACCGCCCAGCTCCAGCCCGCTCACCGGGGCCTCGCCGCCCTCCTTCATGCAGGGATTATGCCGGGACCCGTACTGCCTGAGCTACCACAGCGCCTCGCACCTGGGCTCCAGCAACTGCTCCAGCTGCGTGCACGACCCCGGCAGCCTCAAGAGCGGATACCCCTTGGTGTACCCCACGCACCCCCTGCACTCGGTGCACACCACGCTCTCCTCCAGCggcacccccagcctgcccgGCCACCCCCTGTACACCTACGGCTTCATGCTGCAGAACGACCCCCTGCCCCACATATGCAACTGGGTGTCTGCCAGCGGACCCTGCGACAAGAGGTTTGCCACCTCGGAGGAGCTGCTCACCCACCTACGGACCCACACGGCCCTGCCGGGGGCCGAGAAACTCTTGGCGGGTTACCCTACCTCCGGGCTGGGCTCCGCGGCCTCCTGCCACCTGCAcctcccgcccgccgcccccgggagCCCCAACACCTTACCGGCCTCGC containing:
- the ZNF703 gene encoding zinc finger protein 703; its protein translation is MSGAPGGPRPRTPPSRGAAAAPSPRPPPADPLRQASRLPIRVLKMLSAHGGHLLHPEYLQPLSSTPVSPIELDAKKSPLALLAQTCSQIGKPDPPPSSKLNAVAAAAPAADKEPSARPAALKPPGSGDAPAEDKSSFKPYSKGGGEPRKEGGADKAGFRVPSAACPPFPPHAAASSPGGSRGASPQHPEPKGAEEKKEPEGGKPSPEGTGGALGRGVVEAGAHGEPPSGRKSEPPALPPAGHVAPVSPYKPGHSVFPLPPSSIGYHGSIVGAYAGYPSQFVPGLDPTKPGLVGSQLPGALGLPGKPPSSSPLTGASPPSFMQGLCRDPYCLSYHSASHLGSSNCSSCVHDPGSLKSGYPLVYPTHPLHSVHTTLSSSGTPSLPGHPLYTYGFMLQNDPLPHICNWVSASGPCDKRFATSEELLTHLRTHTALPGAEKLLAGYPTSGLGSAASCHLHLPPAAPGSPNTLPASLSLRSPHTLGLNRYHPYGKSHLPTAGALPVPSLPAAGPYYSPYALYGQRLTSASALGYQ